TGAGTCATGCAGTAGCCGATTGTTTTCAGATAAAAGACAGAGGATATATACGGGAAGGTTATTTTGCAGACCTGGCAGTGGTAGATATGAATAAAGAAACGACAGTTGCCAAAGAAAATATTTTGTATAAATGCGGATGGAGCCCCCTGGAAGGTGTACGTTTTCCGGCTGCTGTTACGGATACTTTTGTAAGCGGTGCACATGTTTATGGAAATGGTGTGTTCAATGAATCACAGAAAGGGCAACGATTACAGTTTAACAGGTAACAGATAATATGGAAATAGATAAAACAACTTTAAACGATCTTACAATATTTAGTTCCGAAGAAGAGTATTCTATTTTCAGCAAGTTTGATTTTTGTAAAACAATTAATGGCAAATACAAACTAAAAGAGAATTTTTCCGCTCCGTTATCTACTATCAATGAGATTAAAAATGTTCAGCTTACATTAAAGCAGATCATTGCCAAAATTGATAATTGGCCGCTGCATATTACCAATGGTACCATAATGGTGGTTGAAAGGTTTTATCAATCCACGCTTGATGAAATACCGTCTAACCCATCTTCGTTTACAGCGTACAGCTATAAAGTTTTTCATGCACCTGATTATTCGCTGGTAAAATATTCTACTATTCACGTATTTGATTTTATAAAAGGAATGCAGGAGTTGATAAAGCTTTTATTGAATGAAAACACTTCTTATCCTTTAAAAAAATTATTAGAGCGTGCACAACAGATACTTAATAAGAAGCAATTTGAAATAGTTACCAATAATGCTAAAGCTACCGATACAACTCCTGTGCAATGGTTAAAGTTGGCCAATTTTGTGCGCTATCATTACAAGCATAATATGGAAGATCTGCTGGAAATTCATGCGCAATTAGATGCCTGGTATAGTATGGCGACAGCAGTAAAACAGTATAAGCTTAATTTTCCAGAATTAACCGAGTCAGAACATCCTTTAATTGCGGCAAAACAATTGTACCATGTTTTATTGGAAACACCTGTGGCTTACGATATCGTGTTAAACCAGGAAAGTAATTTTTTGTTTCTTACGGGCGCTAACATGGCAGGTAAAAGCACTTTTATAAAGTCGGTTGGATCGGCTGTTTTTTTAGCGCATATTGGTATGGGAGTGCCGGCCGAAGAAATGCAACTGAGCAGATTTGATGGCTTGTTGAGTAACATTAATATGGCTGACAATATTATGAAAGGAGAAAGTTATTTTTATAACGAAGTGCAGCGAATAAAAGCTACCATTAATAAGGTTAACAATAAAAAGCATTGGTTGATATTGATCGATGAGCTATTCAAGGGTACTAATATACAGGATGCCATGAAGTGTTCATTTACAGTAATAGAAGGATTTTTAAAAATTAAAAATTCCTTATTCATCCTTTCCACTCATCTATACGAGATAGGCGAATCATTAAAAACCTATTCCAACATCAGCTTTAATTATTTTGAGACCACTATTACAGACGATCAGTTACATTTTAATTACCGGCTCAAAGAAGGTATTAGCAACGACCGGCTAGGCTATCTTATTTTAAAGAAAGAAGGGGTAGTAGATATGTTGCAGAACTTATGATGAATAGGATCGAAATTTATTCATCATATCAAAGTAATATGTATCTTGAGCATATACTCTTATGTCAACAATACGAAGCATACCTTTTTTCATTTTTTTTTTATTGCCATTAACTATTTTGGCACAAAATGATCTTACAAGTTTTGCAAAAAAGAAACAAAAGCCGAGATCAATAACAACAATAGCAACAGGTATTGGGATAGATATAAATTCGGATAATCAGAACTATACATTTACTTATATTCCTATAACTGTAACCTGGGTAAAAGCCTCGTATGAAAACATAGCTTTCATTGCCAAAGCTGAGCTTGGTATTCCTTTTGGAGCTTCAGGAAGTGATAGCGCTTATACGCTAAATCCATCTTTGCCATCATCTATTTCATTAAAGAAAAAAATAGCACCTTATTTATTTTCACTTGGAATAGGTTTAAGAATAAATGTACTTGAAAATAAAAAGAAACAACATTTATTGGTTGATTTCCTGCCGCTTGAAATTTTTAGTCAGAATTTTAATGTATCATATTCGAATTATGATAAAAGCAATTACGATATTATAAACCCTGATGTTGATCTTAACAGAACTTCACTTGCAATTGGTTTGGATATTGCATGGCAGACAACAGTATTTAAAAAAAATGTTTTTGTGACACTTGGAGTACAGACGCCGGTTTTTACAGGAACCGGTGACTACGAGCTGTCATATAAACTTATAACTCCTTTACAGTTAACTTTTGGCTATGGTTTTTAACTTTAAAATGATAACTAATGAGTAGAAACTTATTCTATATAATGGTTGTAAGTTTATTCTGTTGTATAAGTAGTTGTAAGAAATATTATTTTTATCCGGATGAAAATAATCCCGGACTTAGTCGATTTACTTCCAGGGATTATAATGTTGCCTCTGCGTATATTAATAACATCGCTTATGTTAATCCATTTTATAGTACTTTGTTTTCGCCCGATTCTGGTCCCACTCCTCAGGATATTTACATAAACAAAATAAATGCGGTCACCGGAGATACATTAAATCTTACATGGCATTTGGAAAATGGTGATTATCGAAGTTATTCTTTAAACATGTTACTGCCAGTTGATAATTCATTTGCTGTAGCTGATTTTATCAGGTGGAATGGCAAAATATTTCGCAATGTTAGTATAAGGCTCGATCAATTTTATGGAATAGGAAATCTTTACATCACTAAGCTCACCCCTGCGGAAGATGGTTCTAATGTATTGACATTTTCAGGATTATTTGACGGTGTTGTTAACGATACTATAATTATAACCAAAGGCCGGTTTGATTTTCCTGTAGCTGTCAATAGGCTTAATTTTTAAATATTCAACAAACCTACATTCAACGTAAATTTGCATCTTGCCCTAACCGGCATAGATACAAATGAAGAATTTTTTTAGAATAATCAGCTATATTCATATACCTAAGAACAAGCTGGCTTTATACATTTTTTATACATTATTAGGTACCTTCTTTTCAGTTTTTTCCATTGCGATGTTTGCTCCTTTTTTAAGTATTATATTCAATACTTCAGGTAGCAATGTAATAAACTCAAATGCGGTAGGAAGTCTTAAATATTATTTAAATGATATTGCCATGCGCAACAGGCTTTTGGCATTGGGAATTGTCTGCCTGTTTATTATTGCAGCTACCTTATTTAAAAACCTGTTCTTTTATCTTTCATATAGAATATCCAACCCGGTTAAGAATATGATCTCTTACGACTTCCGGTTACGGTTATACCAAAAAATATTAATGCTCCCCGTTGGTTTTTTTACAGATCAAAAAAAAGGCGATTTGATGAGCAGGATGATTGGAGATGTTAACGAAGTGAATGGAGCGGTTATCGGTTCGCTGGAATCGCTAATTAAAGATTCTTTGACCACGATCGCTTTTTTGGCATATATGGTGTACCTAAGTCCCCGACTTTCATTGTTCTTATTGATCGCACTGCCTATAACGGCTTTTGTAATTGGCCGCATTAACCGGAAGTTGAAACATTTCTCCAGTAATTATTCTGTGGTTTCCGGCGAAAGTTTATCGCATGTAGAAGAGACATTAACAGGGATCAAGATCGTAAAAGCATTTAATGCTGAGAAAAAGATGTTGCAGAAATTTAAATCGGGCAATTTAGAATTATTAAGGATATTAAACAGCATTTCAATCCGTAGAGATTTATCAAGCCCGCTTACAGAGTTAATGGGGGTAACAGTACTTTGCATGATCTTATTTGTTGGTGGCTTAACGGTGCTTTCTTCTCATTCTTTATCAGCCAGCGATCTGTTGAATTTTGTTTTTGGTTTCGCCATGATCATTAATCCTGCAAAAAATTTATCCGGCAGTATTTCTAATGTTCAAAAAGGAATGGCAGCTGTAGAGCGACTGGAAGAGATCATACAAGCGCCTATTGGTATAGAAGAAAAGCCTAATGCAATTCCTTTAACAGCGTTTAATAGATCTATTGAGTTGAGAAATGTAAGTTTTTCTTATGGCGAAAAGGACGTTTTAAAAAATATCAATTTAATTATTGAAAAAGGGAAAACAGTTGCATTGGTAGGTTCATCCGGTGCAGGTAAATCAACATTGGTAGATCTGATCCCACGTTTTCATGATGTTACTTCTGGTGAAATATTAATTGATGGAATAAACATTAAAGAATATACCATACCATCGCTGAGAAGCCAGATGAGTATCGTAACTCAAGAGCCAATTTTATTTAATGATACCATAGCGAGTAATATCGCTCTTGGAAAAGAAACATATACAGAGAATGAAGTAATGGAAGCTGCTAAAATAGCGAACGCTCATAATTTTATTATTTATAAAGAAGATAAATACAATACAAATATTGGTGATAGAGGAATGAAATTAAGCGGTGGTGAACGGCAGCGTGTAACGATTGCCCGTGCGGTACTGCAAAATCCTCCGATTTTAATTTTAGATGAAGCCACTTCTTCCTTAGATACAGAAAGTGAACGCTTGGTACAGGATGCGATTATTCATTTAATGCAGGACAGAACTTCTATTGTAATTGCTCACCGTTTATCTACGGTTCGTAATGCAGATGAAATAATAGTGCTGCAAAAAGGAGAAATTATAGAACGCGGCACACACGAATCGTTGATCGCATTGAACGGCTTTTACAGCAAGCTGGTAAATATGCAGGAAGTAAAATGATCAACCGATCGCCTGGAAACGGTTTCTGTATTCCACCGGTGATAAGCCTGTGATCTTTTTGAACGTATTACGGAAAGCTTTGTTGTCATTATATCCTACTGCGTACATCACTTCATTTACCTGGTATCTTGAAGTTTCCAATTGGCGCCGGGCAGCTTCAATTTTTAAATACTGTATATATTCTGCCGGAGAATATTGCGTTGCCTTGCGAAATCTTCTTTCAAAGTTTCTTCGGCTGAGAGAACAATGTTGTGCCAATTCATCTACATTGATCTTCTCAATATAGTTCTCCTCAATAAAATCTTGTGCTTTTTGTATTGCTTCATCTTCATGCATTTTAAATCCACTGAAAATAGAAAATGAGCATTGGCTATCGCGGTTAATTTCTACTTCAAAAACTTTTGAACAATAAATAGCTGTCTCCCTGTCAACATATTTTTCTACTAAATAAAGCAATAGGTTTAAAAAAGAATAGGCACCACCGTTAGTATAGATGCCTTGTTCTTCGTGCACTACCGCTTTTATTAATTCAACATCGGGGTACATCATTCTAAAGGCATCAAAAGCAATCCAATGTGTGGCGCATTTTTTTCCTTTCATTAAACCGGTGGCAGCCAATAAAAATGCGCCTGTACAAAGACTTGCAATTTCAGCTCCTTTTTTATAATGCGTAGCGATCCATTCTACAGCCTTTTCATTATGTTTTACTTCTTCAGGAATGTTACCGGCTAATGCAGGAAGAATGATCAGATCTGTATGTGTTACTTTATCAATCGTTGTGTGTGGCTTTATGCTAAAAGCGCCATCATACAATTTTGTTTCTTCTGTTATTCCTACCAGTTGAATCGTAAAGGGTAACGGTAATTCTTTTCTTTTAGCAACGGCATTTACTTCATTAAATACTTTAAAGCTTCCTATCACACTGCTTAATACGCAATCACCGGCAGGCACAAAAATTGAAATATGTTTATTGCCCGGTTTCACTACGTTTATCTTTTTGGTCGGCATAAAATTGATTTAATGTTACCTCAAAGTTATTTTCTTATTCTGTCGCAAACAACCCCTTAACTTGGCGTATTGGCACACCTTATTAACCATTGCTTCGCAATAGCTTTGAATTCACTAAAACATACAACTATGTCGTCTATTCAAACAATAGCAAAACAATTTGCGTTGCACAACAAACTTTTTAATAATGTACTGGAAGGAATTGAGGATGCACAAGGCGGAGAACGTCTTTCTCAGGAAGTAAATCATCTTCAATGGATTGCGGGCCATTTGGTAAATGCCCATTACGGAATGGCACCTATGTTGGGATTACAGAACTATAAGTTTCCCTACTGGGAGCTGTACACGGATAAAACCCAGCCACCGCCAAGCAACAGGGCTTTAGACACATCTTTAAAATACCCGCCGCTTTCAGAATTAAAAAAATACTGGAATGAGCTGGAGCCAAAATTCATTGAAGGGTTAGGGAAGTTATCTAATGAGCAATTAACTTCAGAAATGCCTTTTCCTGTACCTACAGGTAAAACAATGCTGGACTTTTTTACTTTTATCGCAAGTCATGATTCTTATCATATCGGTCAAATGAGTATTATTCGTAAATATTTAGGTAAGGGCGCTATGTCATATAATTGATCAACTAAAAAAATAAACAAATGAAAAATGTAATTAACTGGTTTGAAATTTATACTTCAGACTTCCAAAGAGCAAAGAAATTTTACACAGATGTTTTTAAAATTCAATTAACCGATTTGCCATCATCTCCAAATATGGATATGGAGTATGCAACGTTTCCGGGTGATATGAGCACACCGGGCGCTTCAGGGGCATTAGCAAAAATGGATATGATGAAACCGGGTGTAGGCGGCACTATGGTATATTTTCACAGTGAAGATATTTTAACTGAACAAAACAGGGTAGAAGCAGCAGGCGGAAAAGTAATTAAGGCCAAACAAGCCATCGGCGAATATGGTTTTATTGCCATCATAGAGGATACAGAAGGTAATATGATCGGAATACATTCGATGAAATAGATCATCAATTGTTTTAAAAGACAGATGCATGTGAGCATCTGTCTTTTTTATAGAGTTTACGCTTACTCTATAGATAGTATTATTTAGTTATTAATTGCGCATTTATACGTTTTTATTTGAGTTATATCAACTAAGTATAGTTAAAACTAACATTTATATTTGTTTACCTTTTTTACTTGTAATAAATATAATGTTAGTTAAAACTTTTGGTAGCGCAGTATATGGTGTTGAAGCAATTACTATTACTGTTGAAGTGAATGTAAACAACCAGGGAAAATCCGAAGCAGTAATTGTTGGCCTGCCCGATAGCGCTGTGAAAGAAAGTTTGCAGCGTGTAGAAAGCGCTATTAAAGATAATGGCTTTTACATGCCAAGAACCAAGCTGGTGGTAAATCTTGCACCGGCAGACATCCGCAAAAGCGGCTCTGCGTTTGATCTTCCTATTGCGATGGGCACATTGGCTGCAAGTGAGCAGTTAGATAACCCTGAAAAGTTAGCAGAATATGTTATCATGGGCGAACTTAGTTTAGACGGTACCGTTAGGCCCATTAAAGGAGCATTACCTATTGCCATACAAGCCCGAAAAGAGAATTTTACAGGTTTGATCGTACCTCAGCAAAATGCCCGTGAAGCGGCAATGGTGAATAATTTAAAAGTGTATGGTGTATCGCACATCAATGAAGTAATTGATTTTTTTAAAGATGAAAATGCATTACAGCCTGTAATTGTAAATACAAGAGATGAATTTGCGTATGCACAAAATAATTTTGATATTGATTTTGCAGATGTAAAAGGACAGGAAAACATAAAACGAGCGTTGGAAATTGCTGCTGCAGGTGGGCATAATGCAATATTGATCGGACCACCCGGTGCCGGCAAAACAATGCTGGCAAAAAGGCTACCAACAATACTGCCACCGCTTTCTTTAGTAGAAGCGTTAGAAACAACAAAGATCCATAGCGTTGCAGGTAAGTTGCCCGAAAATGCTTCTTTAATTTCTAAACGTCCATTTCGTTCCCCACATCATACTATAAGTGATGTAGCTTTGGTCGGTGGTGGCGGTAATCCTCAGCCCGGTGAAATCTCATTGGCACATAATGGCGTTTTATTTTTAGACGAATTGCCTGAATTCAAAAGAACCGTTTTGGAAGTGATGCGCCAACCGATGGAAGAAAGAAAAGTAACGATATCAAGAGCAAAAGTAGCATTGGATTTTCCTGCCAGTTTTATGTTGATCGCTTCTATGAATCCGTGTCCATGCGGGTTCTTCAATCATCCTGAAAAAGAATGTACTTGTCCGCCCGGCGCTGTGCAAAAATATCTGAACAAAATATCCGGTCCATTGTTAGATAGGATCGATTTACACGTGGAGGTTACTCCTGTTGCTTTCAGTGAATTATCTTCCTCCAAACAATATGAAAAAAGTGAAGCTATCCGTGATCGTGTGATGAAAGCCAGGGACATACAGGCAGAACGTTATAAAGAAGAAAAAGGGATATATGCGAATGCGCAGATGAGCAGTAAAATGCTGAAAGAAATTTGTGTTATCAATACCGTTAGCCAAAACTTATTAAAAGTGGCAATGGAAAAATTAAATCTTTCAGCACGTGCTTATGACAGAATTTTAAAGGTGAGCCGCACCATTGCCGACCTTGCTTCCAGCGAAGATATCAAAGCAGAGCATATAGCGGAGGCTATTCAATATCGAAATCTCGACAGAGAAGGTTGGGCAGGATAAAATAACTAATTTTGAAAAATTAAAGGTTAAACATTATTTAGTGGCTTAACCTGAAAGAAAATAATCTGAATGAAACTATTATTAAAATATTTAAAGCCATACAAATGGCTGGTAGTGCTTACGCTTGTTTTAGCTGCTATTAATATTGGCTTCTCATTGGTTGATCCTATTGTATTGGGTAAGTTGATCAACCTTGCCAGCACTCAGCAAAGTCCGGACGCACCTCATGTAAAATATGGTTGGCACGACTATATGTTTTTGAAATCGCATTTCATCAATAAAAATAAGAAAGCAGATAGTTTGTATGGGGTAGTATGGTTGTTATTAGCTTCCATTACGGTTGCCATGATAAGTCGTATTGCAAAAAATTTCCAGGATTATTTTTTGAATGTTGTCACACAAAAATTTGGAGCCAAAGTATTTACAGATGGGTTGCAACATGCAATGAAATTGCCTTATGCTGATTTTGAAGATCAACGCAGCGGAGAAACGCTTTCTATTCTCACTAAGGTAAGAACAGACGTTGAAAAATTCATGAACAACTTTATCAACATACTATTTGTTGTGCTTGTTGGGGTGGTGTTTGTTTTTATTTATGCAGCTCTTTTTATTCATTGGAGCGTACCTTTTGCCTACGTTTGTGGCATAGTAGTATTAACAGTTGTAACAAATCTTCTTAGCAAAAAAATAAAGGTCATTCAAAAAACAATTGTATCACAAACCAATGCATTAGCTGGTTCTACAACAGAATCCTTGCGCAATATTGAACTCGTGAAAAGTCTTGGACTTACAGAACAGGAAGTTGGGCGACTTAATAAAAACACGTATAAAATATTAGGGCTTGAATTAACAAAAGTAAAAAGGATACGCAGCATTAGTTTTATACAGGGCACAATGGTGAATACATTGCGTCAAATAATCCTATTTGTTTTAATGTGGTTGATCTTTGGAAGAGAGATGGATGCCGGACAGTTAGTAACCATGCAGGTGTTCTCCTTTTTTATATTTGGTCCATTACAGGAAATTGGAAACATCCTTCTTTCTTATAGAGAAGCAGAAGCGTCTTTGAATAATTTTCACGAATTAATGAGGAAGCCGCCGGAAAAAGAACCTGCAAGTCCAAAAACATTAGGCGATGTTAAAGAGCTTTCTTTTCAAAATGTTTCTTTTCAACATAAATCTGCTACTCATAAAGCAATTAATAATATAAGCTTTGATGTTAAGAATGGTGAAACCATTGCATTTGTTGGACCAAGCGGCAGCGGTAAATCTACCTTAATGAAATTGTTGGTAGGATTGTACAGACCTGAGGAAGGAGCCATTTATTATAATGGATTGGATGAAACTGCCATTCGTTTTGATGATCTGCGTAAACAAATTGGTTTTGTTACGCAAGACACAAATTTATTTAGCGGAACTATTAAAGAGAACCTGATGTTTGTAAAT
The Ferruginibacter albus DNA segment above includes these coding regions:
- a CDS encoding MutS-related protein, yielding MEIDKTTLNDLTIFSSEEEYSIFSKFDFCKTINGKYKLKENFSAPLSTINEIKNVQLTLKQIIAKIDNWPLHITNGTIMVVERFYQSTLDEIPSNPSSFTAYSYKVFHAPDYSLVKYSTIHVFDFIKGMQELIKLLLNENTSYPLKKLLERAQQILNKKQFEIVTNNAKATDTTPVQWLKLANFVRYHYKHNMEDLLEIHAQLDAWYSMATAVKQYKLNFPELTESEHPLIAAKQLYHVLLETPVAYDIVLNQESNFLFLTGANMAGKSTFIKSVGSAVFLAHIGMGVPAEEMQLSRFDGLLSNINMADNIMKGESYFYNEVQRIKATINKVNNKKHWLILIDELFKGTNIQDAMKCSFTVIEGFLKIKNSLFILSTHLYEIGESLKTYSNISFNYFETTITDDQLHFNYRLKEGISNDRLGYLILKKEGVVDMLQNL
- a CDS encoding ABC transporter ATP-binding protein, whose amino-acid sequence is MKNFFRIISYIHIPKNKLALYIFYTLLGTFFSVFSIAMFAPFLSIIFNTSGSNVINSNAVGSLKYYLNDIAMRNRLLALGIVCLFIIAATLFKNLFFYLSYRISNPVKNMISYDFRLRLYQKILMLPVGFFTDQKKGDLMSRMIGDVNEVNGAVIGSLESLIKDSLTTIAFLAYMVYLSPRLSLFLLIALPITAFVIGRINRKLKHFSSNYSVVSGESLSHVEETLTGIKIVKAFNAEKKMLQKFKSGNLELLRILNSISIRRDLSSPLTELMGVTVLCMILFVGGLTVLSSHSLSASDLLNFVFGFAMIINPAKNLSGSISNVQKGMAAVERLEEIIQAPIGIEEKPNAIPLTAFNRSIELRNVSFSYGEKDVLKNINLIIEKGKTVALVGSSGAGKSTLVDLIPRFHDVTSGEILIDGINIKEYTIPSLRSQMSIVTQEPILFNDTIASNIALGKETYTENEVMEAAKIANAHNFIIYKEDKYNTNIGDRGMKLSGGERQRVTIARAVLQNPPILILDEATSSLDTESERLVQDAIIHLMQDRTSIVIAHRLSTVRNADEIIVLQKGEIIERGTHESLIALNGFYSKLVNMQEVK
- a CDS encoding GlxA family transcriptional regulator; this translates as MPTKKINVVKPGNKHISIFVPAGDCVLSSVIGSFKVFNEVNAVAKRKELPLPFTIQLVGITEETKLYDGAFSIKPHTTIDKVTHTDLIILPALAGNIPEEVKHNEKAVEWIATHYKKGAEIASLCTGAFLLAATGLMKGKKCATHWIAFDAFRMMYPDVELIKAVVHEEQGIYTNGGAYSFLNLLLYLVEKYVDRETAIYCSKVFEVEINRDSQCSFSIFSGFKMHEDEAIQKAQDFIEENYIEKINVDELAQHCSLSRRNFERRFRKATQYSPAEYIQYLKIEAARRQLETSRYQVNEVMYAVGYNDNKAFRNTFKKITGLSPVEYRNRFQAIG
- a CDS encoding DinB family protein; its protein translation is MSSIQTIAKQFALHNKLFNNVLEGIEDAQGGERLSQEVNHLQWIAGHLVNAHYGMAPMLGLQNYKFPYWELYTDKTQPPPSNRALDTSLKYPPLSELKKYWNELEPKFIEGLGKLSNEQLTSEMPFPVPTGKTMLDFFTFIASHDSYHIGQMSIIRKYLGKGAMSYN
- a CDS encoding VOC family protein; its protein translation is MKNVINWFEIYTSDFQRAKKFYTDVFKIQLTDLPSSPNMDMEYATFPGDMSTPGASGALAKMDMMKPGVGGTMVYFHSEDILTEQNRVEAAGGKVIKAKQAIGEYGFIAIIEDTEGNMIGIHSMK
- a CDS encoding YifB family Mg chelatase-like AAA ATPase, which gives rise to MLVKTFGSAVYGVEAITITVEVNVNNQGKSEAVIVGLPDSAVKESLQRVESAIKDNGFYMPRTKLVVNLAPADIRKSGSAFDLPIAMGTLAASEQLDNPEKLAEYVIMGELSLDGTVRPIKGALPIAIQARKENFTGLIVPQQNAREAAMVNNLKVYGVSHINEVIDFFKDENALQPVIVNTRDEFAYAQNNFDIDFADVKGQENIKRALEIAAAGGHNAILIGPPGAGKTMLAKRLPTILPPLSLVEALETTKIHSVAGKLPENASLISKRPFRSPHHTISDVALVGGGGNPQPGEISLAHNGVLFLDELPEFKRTVLEVMRQPMEERKVTISRAKVALDFPASFMLIASMNPCPCGFFNHPEKECTCPPGAVQKYLNKISGPLLDRIDLHVEVTPVAFSELSSSKQYEKSEAIRDRVMKARDIQAERYKEEKGIYANAQMSSKMLKEICVINTVSQNLLKVAMEKLNLSARAYDRILKVSRTIADLASSEDIKAEHIAEAIQYRNLDREGWAG
- a CDS encoding ABC transporter ATP-binding protein is translated as MKLLLKYLKPYKWLVVLTLVLAAINIGFSLVDPIVLGKLINLASTQQSPDAPHVKYGWHDYMFLKSHFINKNKKADSLYGVVWLLLASITVAMISRIAKNFQDYFLNVVTQKFGAKVFTDGLQHAMKLPYADFEDQRSGETLSILTKVRTDVEKFMNNFINILFVVLVGVVFVFIYAALFIHWSVPFAYVCGIVVLTVVTNLLSKKIKVIQKTIVSQTNALAGSTTESLRNIELVKSLGLTEQEVGRLNKNTYKILGLELTKVKRIRSISFIQGTMVNTLRQIILFVLMWLIFGREMDAGQLVTMQVFSFFIFGPLQEIGNILLSYREAEASLNNFHELMRKPPEKEPASPKTLGDVKELSFQNVSFQHKSATHKAINNISFDVKNGETIAFVGPSGSGKSTLMKLLVGLYRPEEGAIYYNGLDETAIRFDDLRKQIGFVTQDTNLFSGTIKENLMFVNPAATEEDLREVLQKASCTNLLARAEKGLETMIGEGGLKLSGGEKQRLSIARALLRKPHLLIFDEATSALDSLTEEEITDTIKDISSQQNRITILIAHRLSTIMHADRIYVLEKGDVVETGNHDSLLVEKGLYYAMWRQQIGERKKMQAQQTTA